From the genome of Candidozyma auris chromosome 2, complete sequence, one region includes:
- the CDC3 gene encoding septin CDC3, whose translation MASVDKSLDSEVKIIRRKLNSFVGFANLPKQWHRKSVRRGFSLNFMVVGESGLGKTTLVNTLFNREVLKKPKEPEEEDSVESDAPGNTPVRIETTKAEIEEDGVKLTLNIITTPGFGDSLNNTEAWKPIVDEIDSRFDRYLEAESRVNRSQVPDERVHALLYFVEPTAHSLRSLDIELMKAVHQKVNLIPIIAKSDTLVDDEIDGFKQRILADIRYQQIKVFEPSVYENDDEETVNNSRALISSYPFAVIGSMNEVTTPDGRTVRGRSYPWGTIEVDNGDHNDFVRLRQLLIRSNLEELKETTSEILYENYRSEKLLKMGIEQDNTVFKEFDPMTKQEEERALHEAKLAKMEAEMKAVFQQKVSEKEKKLQRSEADLFARHKEMKEKLLKQIKLLEDKKAQLEKQKSLPQEPPVSSTPQKTRKGFLR comes from the exons ATGGCTTCAG TCGACAAGTCCCTCGATAGTGAGGTGAAAATCATTCGCAGAAAGCTCAATAGTTTTGTCGGATTTGCCAACTTGCCCAAACAATGGCACAGAAAGTCTGTCAGAAGGGGGTTTTCGTTGAACTTCATGGTTGTTGGCGAGAGTGGGTTGGGCAAAACCACGTTGGTCAATACTCTATTCAATCGcgaggtgttgaagaagcccAAAGAGcctgaggaagaagacagcGTTGAGTCAGACGCTCCTGGCAACACCCCGGTGAGAATTGAAACCACCAAGGCAGAGATCGAGGAAGACGGCGTGAAATTGACgctcaacatcatcacaACGCCGGGATTTGGCGACTCGTTAAACAACACCGAAGCGTGGAAGCCAATTGTCGACGAGATTGACCTGAGGTTTGACCGTTACTTAGAGGCCGAGTCTCGTGTGAACCGGTCGCAGGTTCCTGACGAGAGAGTGCACGCGTTGTTGTATTTTGTAGAGCCCACGGCCCACTCGTTGAGGAGCTTGGATATTGAGCTCATGAAGGCGGTCCACCAGAAGGTGAACTTGATTCCTATCATTGCCAAGAGCGACACCTTGGTCGACGACGAGATCGACGGCTTCAAACAGCGGATTTTGGCCGACATCAGGTACCAGCAGATCAAGGTTTTTGAGCCTTCTGTGTACGAAAACGATGACGAAGAAACCGTGAACAACTCGAGGGCGCTAATTTCGTCGTACCCTTTTGCCGTGATTGGGTCGATGAATGAAGTCACCACTCCTGATGGGAGAACTGTGAGAGGCAGATCGTATCCTTGGGGCACCATTGAGGTTGACAATGGCGATCACAACGACTTTGTGCGCTTGAGACAATTGTTGATCAGAAGCAACTTGGAAGAGCTTAAGGAAACCACTTCTGAGATTCTATACGAAAACTACCGGTCAGAaaagttgctcaagatGGGAATTGAGCAGGACAACACCGTCTTCAAGGAGTTTGATCCAATGACcaagcaagaagaggagagaGCGTTGCATGAGGCCAAGCTCGCCAAGATGGAGGCTGAAATGAAAGCAGTATTCCAGCAAAAGGTGAGcgaaaaggagaagaagttgcaacGGTCAGAGGCAGACTTGTTTGCCAGACACAAggagatgaaggagaagttgttgaagcagatTAAGTTGTTAGAAGATAAGAAGGCCcagttggagaagcagaagagCTTGCCCCAGGAGCCACCTGTGCTGTCGACGCCACAGAAGACTCGTAAGGGCTTTTTGCGCTAA
- a CDS encoding nucleoporin, with protein MSSPDQKGNASAAADAAKGSSPSATGASTSTAPKKDLAATVRTLQFAWYVGHLVTVISTIFYALTYVRIFPRAYKFWYSMALLGVIESFGLLLYQTIKKNGVNAPKLLAEDNAQYLFLGVLLFIAPPHVLLTLLVFFLFSTFHVLSYTRHFILPALDIPESHPVSKNIGNFIAANNNKSIQLAALLEVVTLAWLTLRVITFRKRSLTPLIAYTIFIKLRYEKSGFTRNYFKQAEIRVESLVNSTGHPVLKDVWIKAKGVFHQIGSIHFFHDHTKEKEAKSI; from the coding sequence ATGTCCTCTCCCGACCAGAAAGGTAACGCTTCTGCTGCCGCCGACGCTGCCAAGGGTTCATCTCCTTCCGCCACTGGCGCCTCCACTTCCACCGCCCCCAAAAAGGATCTTGCTGCCACAGTTCGTACGCTTCAGTTTGCCTGGTACGTGGGCCACCTTGTGACGGTTATTTCGACCATCTTCTATGCTCTCACCTACGTGAGGATCTTCCCTCGTGCTTACAAGTTCTGGTACAGCATGGCGCTCTTGGGTGTCATTGAGAGCTTTGGGTTGTTGCTCTACCAGACGATTAAGAAAAACGGGGTCAATGCGCCCAAGTTGCTTGCTGAAGACAATGCCCAGTACTTGTTTTTAGGTGTGTTGCTCTTCATTGCACCACCACATGTTTTATTGACCTTGTTGgtgttctttttgttctccACCTTTCACGTTTTGTCCTACACCAGACATTTCATCTTGCCTGCGTTGGACATTCCTGAAAGCCACCCAGTCTCCAAGAACATTGGCAACTTCATTGctgccaacaacaacaaatcGATTCAGCTTGCTGCGCTTTTGGAAGTGGTGACGTTGGCGTGGTTGACCTTGCGTGTCATCACCTTCCGAAAGAGATCCTTGACTCCTCTCATTGCCTACActatcttcatcaagttgagGTACGAGAAATCCGGCTTCACTAGAAACTACTTCAAGCAGGCCGAGATCCGTGTGGAGAGCCTCGTCAACAGCACTGGCCACCCTGTTCTCAAGGATGTGTGGATCAAAGCCAAAGGTGTGTTCCACCAGATCGGGTCCATCCACTTCTTCCACGACCACaccaaggagaaggaggccaAATCTATCTAA
- the SSA2 gene encoding Hsp70 family chaperone, whose translation MSKAVGIDLGTTYSCVAHFANDRVEIIANDQGNRTTPSFVAFTDTERLIGDAAKNQAAMNPANTVFDAKRLIGRKFDDPEVQGDAKHFPFKIVDKGGKPVIQVEFKGETKTFTPEEISSMVLGKMKETAESFLGTTVSDAVVTVPAYFNDSQRQATKDAGLIAGLNVMRIINEPTAAAIAYGLDKKDEREKNVLIFDLGGGTFDVSLLSIEDGIFEVKSTAGDTHLGGEDFDHRLVNHFVNEFKRKNKKDLSTNQRALRRLRTACERAKRTLSSSAQTSIEIDSLYEGIDFYTSITRARFEELCQDLFRSTLDPVEKVLRDAKVDKSQVHEIVLVGGSTRIPKVQKLVSDFFNGKEPNKSINPDEAVAYGAAVQAAILSGDTSSKTQDLLLLDVAPLSLGIETAGGIMTKLIPRNSTIPTKKSETFSTYADNQPGVLIQVFEGERAKTKDNNLLGKFELSGIPPAPRGVPQIEVTFDIDANGILNVSALEKGTGKTQKITITNDKGRLSKEEIERMVSEAEKFKEEDEKEAARVQAKNGLESYAYSLKTSLGEEQLKSKLEQSDIDTVTKAADETISWLDENQAATTDEYADKQKELEGIANPIMAKAYQAGGAPGGAPGGFPGGAPGAGAPPTDDGPTVEEVD comes from the coding sequence ATGTCTAAAGCTGTCGGAATTGACTTGGGTACTACGTACTCTTGTGTCGCTCACTTCGCCAACGACCGTGTTGAAATCATCGCCAATGACCAAGGTAACAGAACTACCCCATCGTTCGTTGCTTTCACTGACACCGAAAGATTGATTGGTGACGCCGCCAAGAACCAGGCCGCCATGAACCCTGCCAACACCGTTTTCGACGCCAAGAGACTTATTGGTCGTAAGTTTGACGACCCAGAGGTCCAGGGTGACGCTAAGCACTTCCCATTCAAGATCGTTGACAAGGGTGGTAAGCCAGTCATCCAAGTTGAGTTCAAGGGTGAGACCAAGACCTTCACCCCAGAGGAAATCTCCTCTATGGTCTTGGGTAAGATGAAGGAGACTGCAGAGTCCTTCTTGGGCACCACTGTGTCCGATGCCGTTGTCACCGTGCCAGCCTACTTCAACGACTCTCAGAGACAGGCTACCAAGGATGCTGGTTTGATTGCTGGTTTGAACGTTATGAGAATCATCAACGAGCCAACCGCTGCTGCCATTGCCTACGgtttggacaagaaggacgaaagagagaagaacgTCCTTATCTTCGACTTGGGTGGTGGTACCTTCGATGTGTCCTTGTTGTCTATCGAGGATGGTATTTTCGAGGTGAAGTCTACTGCTGGTGACACTCACTTGGGTGGTGAGGACTTCGACCACAGATTGGTGAACCACTTCGTCAACGagttcaaaagaaagaacaagaaggacTTGTCCACCAACCAGAGAgccttgagaagattgagaaCTGCCTGTGAGAGAGCCAAGAGAACCTTGTCCTCTTCTGCTCAGACTTCTATCGAGATTGACTCTCTTTACGAAGGTATTGACTTCTACACCTCCATCACTAGAGCCAGATTCGAGGAGTTGTGTCAGGACTTGTTCAGATCCACTTTGGACCCTGTCGAGAAGGTTTTGAGGGACGCCAAGGTCGACAAGTCTCAGGTTCACGAGATTGTCCTTGTTGGTGGTTCTACCAGAATTCCAAAGGTCCAGAAGTTGGTGTCTGACTTTTTCAACGGTAAGGAGCCAAACAAGTCTATCAACCCAGATGAGGCTGTTGCTTACGGTGCCGCTGTCCAGGCTGCTATTTTGTCTGGTGACACCTCTTCCAAGACTCAGgacttgttgttgttggatGTTGCCCCATTGTCTTTGGGTATCGAGACTGCCGGTGGTATCATGACCAAGTTGATCCCAAGAAATTCTACCATCCCAACCAAGAAGTCCGAGACATTCTCCACCTACGCCGACAATCAGCCTGGTGTTTTGATTCAGGTGTTTGAGGGTGAGAGAGCTAAGACCAAGGACAACAACTTGTTAGGTAAGTTCGAGTTGTCTGGTATCCCACCAGCCCCAAGAGGTGTTCCTCAGATTGAGGTTACTTTCGACATTGACGCCAACGGTATCTTGAATGTCTctgctttggagaaggGTACCGGTAAGACCCAGAAGatcaccatcaccaacgacAAGGGTAGATTGTCCAAGGAGGAGATTGAGAGAATGGTTTCTGAGGCCgagaagttcaaggaggaggacgagaaggaggctgcCAGAGTCCAGGCCAAGAACGGTTTGGAGTCTTACGCTTACTCTTTGAAGACCTCCTTGGGCGAGGAGCAGCTCAAGTCCAAATTGGAGCAGTCCGACATTGACACTGTTACCAAGGCTGCTGACGAGACTATCTCCTGGTTGGATGAGAACCAGGCTGCTACTACTGACGAATACGCCGACAAGCAGAAGGAATTGGAGGGCATTGCCAACCCAATTATGGCCAAGGCCTACCAGGCTGGCGGCGCCCCAGGTGGTGCTCCTGGTGGATTCCCAGGCGGTGCTCCAGGCGCAGGTGCTCCACCAACTGACGACGGTCCAACTGTTGAGGAGGTTGACTAA
- the ACS2 gene encoding acetate--CoA ligase ACS2, with protein sequence MTSAPSHKVVHEANNVSLRHTPEEFFKRQPREGHISSLDEFQKLYKESIENPDEFFGKKAKELLHWDRDFDKVQAGDLIHGDAHWFVGGKLNASYNCVDRWAYAHPDKVALICEADDESDSKTLTYAELLREVSQTAGILASWGIKKGDNVAIYLPMNAQAIIAMLAVARLGAVHSVIFAGFSSGSIKDRVNDANCKALITCDEGKRGGRTINIKKLCDEALLQCPSVEKVLVHRRTGNPEVAFDQSRDFWWHEEAPKFSGYFPPVSVDAEDPLFLLYTSGSTGTPKGVVHTTGGYLLGAAMTTKYIFDVHPEDVLFTAGDVGWITGHTYALYGPLSLGIPTIVFEGTPAYPDYGRLWQIVEKHKATHFYVAPTALRLLRKAGEAEIGKYDLSSLRTLGSVGEPISPDIWEWYNEKVGKGQCHISDTYWQTESGSHFIAPVAGVTPNKPGSASLPFFGIDACLIDPVTGQEIHGNDVEGVLAIKSPWPSMARSVYRNHQKYMDTYLRPYPGYYFTGDGAARDHDGYYWIRGRVDDVVNVSGHRLSTAEIEAALIEHTGVSEAAVVGINDDLTGQAVVAFVALKDECLDTINGNETSEEAINLRRELVLTVRKEIGPFAAPKSVIIVQDLPKTRSGKIMRRILRKISSNEADQLGDITTLANPGSVAGITDSFAAQFIPKK encoded by the coding sequence atgacttCGGCTCCATCCCACAAGGTGGTCCACGAAGCCAACAACGTTTCCTTAAGACACACCCCTGaagagtttttcaagagacAGCCTCGCGAGGGCCACATTTCGTCGTTGGACGAGTTCCAGAAATTGTATAAAGAATCTATCGAAAACCCTGATGAGTTTTTCGGcaagaaggccaaggaATTGTTGCACTGGGACAGAGACTTCGACAAAGTGCAAGCTGGCGACTTGATCCACGGTGACGCCCACTGGTTTGTCGGAGGCAAGTTGAACGCGTCATACAACTGTGTGGACAGATGGGCGTACGCTCATCCCGATAAAGTCGCTTTAATTTGTGAAGCCGACGATGAGAGCGACAGTAAGACTTTGACCTACgctgagcttttgagaGAAGTTAGTCAGACGGCGGGCATCTTGGCCTCGTGGGGGATCAAGAAGGGTGACAATGTCGCCATCTATTTGCCCATGAACGCCCAGGCCATCATTGCCATGTTGGCGGTGGCCCGTTTGGGAGCGGTGCACTCTGTTATTTTCGCTGGTTTCTCTTCAGGCTCCATCAAGGATAGAGTGAACGATGCCAACTGTAAAGCGTTGATCACTTGCGACGAAGGCAAGCGTGGTGGCAGAACaatcaacatcaagaagttgtgTGACGAGGCATTGCTCCAGTGTCCCTCGGTGGAGAAGGTGTTAGTTCACCGTCGTACAGGCAACCCTGAGGTTGCCTTTGACCAGTCCAGAGACTTCTGGTGGCATGAGGAGGCCCCCAAATTTTCGGGCTACTTCCCTCCAGTGTCCGTAGACGCTGAGGACCCCTTATTCTTGTTGTATACTTCCGGTTCGACCGGCACTCCTAAAGGTGTGGTGCACACCACCGGTGGTTACTTATTGGGTGCTGCCATGACCACTAAATACATCTTTGACGTCCACCCAGAAGACGTGCTTTTCACCGCTGGTGATGTTGGCTGGATTACCGGCCACACCTACGCTCTTTACGGTCCATTGTCGTTGGGTATTCCTACCATCGTTTTCGAGGGTACCCCTGCCTACCCTGACTACGGCCGTTTGTGGcaaattgttgaaaagcaCAAGGCCACTCACTTTTACGTCGCCCCAACTGCATTGCGTCTTTTGAGGAAGGCTGGTGAAGCTGAAATCGGTAAGTACGACttatcttctttgagaacCTTGGGCTCCGTGGGTGAGCCAATTTCTCCAGATATTTGGGAATGGTACAACGAAAAGGTCGGTAAGGGCCAGTGTCACATCTCCGACACTTACTGGCAAACTGAGTCGGGCTCCCACTTCATTGCCCCAGTCGCTGGTGTTACACCTAACAAACCTggttctgcttctttgccaTTTTTTGGTATCGATGCCTGTCTCATTGATCCAGTAACCGGCCAGGAGATCCACGGCAACGACGTCGAAGGTGTGTTGGCTATCAAGAGCCCATGGCCATCGATGGCTCGTTCCGTTTACAGAAACCACCAGAAGTACATGGACACCTATTTGAGACCATACCCAGGCTATTACTTCACTGGTGATGGTGCTGCTCGTGACCATGACGGCTACTACTGGATTAGAGGAAGAGTTGACGATGTCGTCAACGTCTCTGGTCACAGATTGTCCACTGCTGAGATCGAGGCTGCTTTGATTGAACACACTGGTGTTTCCGAggctgctgttgttggtATCAATGACGACTTGACAGGTCAAGCTGTTGTGGCTTTTGTTGCTTTGAAAGATGAGTGCCTAGACACCATCAATGGTAACGAGACTAGCGAAGAGGCCATCAACCTAAGAAGAGAATTGGTGTTGACTGTTCGCAAGGAAATCGGTCCATTCGCTGCTCCAAAGTCCGTGATTATCGTGCAAGACTTGCCCAAAACAAGATCTGGTAAGATcatgagaagaatcttgaGAAAAATCTCCCTGAACGAGGCTGACCAGTTGGGTGACATCACCACTTTGGCCAACCCTGGCTCTGTGGCTGGTATCACCGACTCGTTCGCTGCCCAATTTATTCCCAAGAAATAA
- the HHT21 gene encoding histone H3 — MARTKQTARKSTGGKAPRKQLASKAARKSAPSTGGVKKPHRYKPGTVALREIRRFQKSTDLLIRKLPFQRLVREIAQDFKTDLRFQSSAIGALQESVEAYLVSLFEDTNLCAIHAKRVTIQKKDIQLARRLRGERS; from the coding sequence ATGGCTAGAACTAAACAAACAGCAAGAAAGTCTACCGGTGGTAAGGCCCCAAGAAAGCAGTTGGCTTCCAAGGCCGCCAGAAAGTCTGCTCCATCGACAGGTGGTGTCAAGAAGCCTCACAGATACAAGCCAGGTACCGTTGCCTTGAGAGAAATCAGAAGATTCCAGAAGTCCACTGACCTTTTGATCAGAAAGTTGCCTTTCCAGAGATTGGTCAGAGAAATTGCTCAGGACTTCAAGACCGACTTGAGATTCCAGTCCTCTGCCATTGGTGCTTTGCAAGAATCCGTTGAGGCTTACTTGGTCTCCTTGTTTGAGGACACCAACTTGTGCGCCATTCACGCCAAGAGAGTCACCATCCAGAAGAAGGACATCCAGTTGGCCAGAAGATTGAGAGGCGAGAGATCCTAA
- the HHF1 gene encoding histone H4, producing MSGRGKGGKGLGKGGAKRHRKILRDNIQGITKPAIRRLARRGGVKRISALIYEEVRGVLKSFLENVIRDAVTYTEHAKRKTVTSLDVVYALKRQGRTLYGFGG from the coding sequence ATGTCTGGTAGAGGAAAAGGCGGAAAAGGACTCGGAAAGGGTGGCGCTAAGCGTCACagaaagatcttgagagACAACATTCAAGGTATTACCAAGCCAGCCATCAGAAGATTGGCCAGAAGAGGTGGTGTCAAGCGTATCTCTGCTTTGATCTACGAGGAGGTCAGAGGTGTGTTGAAgtccttcttggagaatgtCATCAGAGACGCTGTCACTTACACTGAACACGCAAAGAGAAAGACCGTCACTTCGCTTGATGTGGTCtatgctttgaagagacaGGGCAGAACTTTGTACGGTTTCGGTGGTTAA
- the GIG1 gene encoding Gig1p, translated as MTSTLTIQPTRLPLTVIHSPDMPSASKISERPYTWPEVRDIIKHNDLEAFARSDVQTESYLAFKRYLKQHNSTVFRHIVTHTLGWRRPEELVGVKDNEITVTASGDPLFTNADDLKIVRNDFPYYFEDDVTHLCVWTKKRIMSDPNSPIGDLAPETRDLIEKYVVETFVKQLGIPRESLVWFRNWEALQSVKEISHVHVVIKGMSKNQLDQVLGTAGVTLSKA; from the coding sequence ATGACCTCGACCCTCACTATCCAACCAACCCGTCTTCCACTCACCGTCATCCACTCCCCAGATATGCCATCAGCATCCAAGATCTCAGAAAGACCTTACACTTGGCCCGAGGTTCGtgatatcatcaagcacAACGACTTGGAGGCGTTTGCCAGACTGGATGTGCAAACGGAAAGCTACCTCGCGTTCAAGAGGTACTTGAAGCAGCACAACTCCACTGTTTTCCGCCACATCGTTACCCATACTTTGGGCTGGAGACGCCCAGAGGAGTTGGTGGGAGTCAAAGATAACGAAATCACCGTCACCGCCTCGGGGGACCCGCTATTCACCAATGCAGACGATTTGAAGATTGTAAGAAACGATTTCCCTTACTACTTCGAGGATGACGTGACACACTTGTGTGTTTGGACCAAGAAGAGGATAATGAGCGACCCAAACTCCCCCATCGGCGATCTTGCGCCAGAAACTAGAGACCTTATAGAGAAGTACGTGGTTGAAACCTTTGTGAAGCAGCTAGGCATTCCCAGAGAGAGCTTGGTGTGGTTCCGCAACTGGGAGGCACTTCAGAGCGTCAAGGAGATCAGCCATGTGCATGTTGTTATCAAGGGCATGTCTAAAAACCAGCTAGATCAGGTCTTGGGCACTGCGGGCGTTACTTTGAGTAAAGCTTGA
- the GPM2 gene encoding Gpm2p → MHKLIVLRHGESQWNHENKFCGWIDIPLSAKGEREAQHAGELLKKYNIKPDVMFTSMLQRSIKTGNIILEVIGRMWIPQHKSWRLNERHYGSFQGRDKTEVFKEFGKEKYQFYRRNYDGVPPATGSVNNDDSIDERYKFSDIPVEQLPQGESLRMTMKRVVPYVEDIVKHEILEQEREVLIVTHGSIVRSLIKHFCKVSDEAISKINAPTGVPLVFELDERGRLAKEMYYLDEELAKKGIEKVAMEGHAKL, encoded by the coding sequence ATGCATAAGCTCATAGTGCTTCGCCATGGAGAGAGCCAATGGAACCACGAAAATAAGTTCTGCGGATGGATCGATATTCCCTTGTCAGCGAAGGGAGAGAGAGAGGCCCAGCACGCTGGAGAGCTTCTAAAGAAATATAACATCAAGCCCGATGTCATGTTCACCCTGATGCTTCAGAGACTGATCAAGACAGGGAACATCATTTTGGAGGTAATTGGCCGTATGTGGATTCCGCAGCATAAGCTGTGGAGACTCAACGAAAGACACTACGGTCTGTTCCAAGGACGAGACAAGACAGAGGTATTTAAGgaatttggcaaagaaaagTACCAATTTTACAGACGAAACTACGACGGAGTACCTCCAGCAACGGGGAGTGTCAACAACGATGACTCCATTGACGAGAGGTACAAATTCAGCGATATTCCCGTGGAGCAATTGCCCCAGGGCGAGCTGCTTAGGATGACAATGAAGAGGGTGGTGCCATACGTTGAGGACATTGTGAAGCATGAGATATTGGAGCAGGAAAGGGAGGTGCTCATAGTGACCCACGGCTCCATAGTGAGGAGTCTCATCAAGCATTTTTGCAAGGTCAGCGATGAAGCTATCAGCAAGATCAATGCGCCCACAGGAGTGCCATTGGTTTTTGAGTTGGATGAGAGGGGCCGCTTGGCCAAAGAAATGTACTATCTAGATGaggagttggccaagaagggTATAGAAAAGGTGGCCATGGAGGGCCACGCAAAGCTTTGA
- the RPN4 gene encoding stress-regulated transcription factor: MTSLAVLPPLQKSVSDLMEDDLYQPSSATNAQAGNSPSLNAQNQPSATQTLSNLLNIPESFVEHYNRVNGSNQQVNSTVPSLFLDSSNDYSNFESMNTNPGMTDSSLPDSAQPNPAPQQQNYIRPEVLQRNHFNRRRRITTLEQPDIGNGKKYNDEELYLFNTDIRPSTLMNNNGSFYPNSADESFFIMDSDLDKSSHLGTGPASVPVPGFESDYVMMDNLAEESDFSDDSDDEDDDNYFQDDDFDEMMDSAAPPSHQFPSPAGFAPFASPLDQPVQELPQLGGFMENLHRAPTTESMDYGSHEVDFNQDTGNDVMVQDLQSSNQLDLFKREDEPRTMPPPQTHPHHTTAAEISANNPTHECTLINPSTGSPCHKHFSRPYDLIRHQETIHAARKKIYRCVICEGRENGGPGNGKSKTFSRGDALSRHIKVKHGISGRDAADLINEAKENVEYLSVC; encoded by the coding sequence atGACTTCGTTAGCAGTTTTACCTCCCCTTCAGAAGTCCGTATCTGATCTTATGGAGGATGACTTGTATCAGCCATCATCAGCAACAAACGCTCAAGCTGGAAATTCTCCCTCATTGAATGCTCAAAATCAGCCCTCTGCCACACAGACCTTGTCAAATTTGCTTAACATCCCTGAATCATTTGTGGAGCACTACAATCGCGTGAATGGTTCCAACCAGCAGGTGAACTCGACGGTGCCCAGTCTATTTCTTGACTCAAGTAATGACTACTCGAACTTTGAAAGCATGAACACTAATCCTGGTATGACTGATTCGCTGCTACCTGACTCTGCTCAACCAAACCCCGCTCCTCAACAGCAGAATTACATTAGACCAGAGGTGCTTCAGAGGAACCACTTCAATAGAAGAAGACGCATCACCACGTTAGAGCAGCCGGATATCGGCAATGGAAAGAAGTATAATGACGAGGAGCTTTATTTATTCAACACAGACATCCGGCCGTCGACGCTAATGAACAACAATGGCTCCTTCTATCCAAACTCCGCTGACGAATCCTTTTTCATCATGGATAGCGACCTAGATAAATCGTCTCACTTGGGCACAGGGCCCGCCAGTGTTCCTGTTCCAGGGTTTGAGAGCGACTACGTGATGATGGACAACCTCGCTGAGGAATCCGATTTCAGTGACGACtctgatgacgaagatgacgatAACTACTTCCAAGATGATGACTTTGACGAAATGATGGACTCTGCTGCTCCCCCCTCGCATCAGTTCCCCTCCCCTGCCGGCTTTGCCCCATTTGCATCTCCTCTTGACCAACCGGTCCAGGAGCTTCCACAGTTAGGTGGGTTTATGGAAAACCTCCATAGAGCGCCTACTACCGAGAGCATGGATTATGGAAGTCATGAGGTCGACTTCAATCAGGATACTGGCAATGATGTCATGGTTCAAGATCTACAGAGCAGCAACCAGCTAGACCTATTTAAGAGAGAGGATGAGCCTAGAACCAtgcctcctcctcagaCACATCCCCACCACACTACAGCTGCAGAGATCTCCGCCAACAATCCAACGCATGAGTGCACGTTGATAAATCCATCCACAGGAAGCCCTTGTCACAAGCATTTTAGCCGGCCTTACGATTTAATAAGACATCAGGAAACCATCCACGCTGCCAGGAAGAAGATATACCGCTGTGTTATTTGCGAAGGCAGGGAGAATGGTGGCCCGGGCAATGGGAAGTCAAAGACATTCTCCAGAGGTGATGCCTTGTCCAGGCACATCAAAGTCAAGCATGGGATCAGCGGCAGGGACGCTGCcgacttgatcaatgaAGCCAAGGAGAATGTGGAATATTTAAGTGTGTGCTGA